CGCGATGCCGTCGTCACCGATCAGCGTGAGCAGGGTCCCGGCCTCGTTGGCCGCGTCGATCAGCAGCTGCTCGCCGGTCGCCCGGCAGCGCAGCAGATACGCGTTGTTGTCCATCGGGCCGACCGCGACCTTCGAGATCATCAGGTCGGTCAGCTCGTGCACGTCCGCAGGTCCGCCGACCTTCACCGCTCCGCTGTACGTCATGGCCTCAGCCTATCCCCGGGCGCGGGGGCCCGGGGCGGCAACGGCGCCTACAGGGGCGGGAGCTGGGGGAGCGGGCCGCCCTCGGCGGCGAGCCGCGCACCCTTGTCGCCGCGCCCGGCCAGCCAGCCCAGGAGCTCGTCCAGGGGGCCGGTGACGGTCACCGGGGCGCCCTTGTCCCCGCCGGTCCGCCCACGGTCGGCGCCGTCGGGGGTGCGCAGGGTCACCGGCGGCACCTCGGGGCGGCCGGACCAGCGGTCGGCGAGGAAGGCGATCTCTCGCAGCTGGAACTCCTCCGGGAGGTCCGCGAGCTCGTAGCCGGCGCCCAGGTCGACGTGGTGCAGGGCGACCTCGACCCAGCGGCGGAAGGGCACCCGGGAGGCGCTGTCGGTGACGCCGTTGCGCAGCTCCACGGTCCGGTCCCAGTCGGCCGGCTCGTCGCACACGGCCTGGAAGCGGTCGGCGGTCGCCTTCAGGTCGGCGAGCTGGACGTCGAGGGTGCGGACGGCGTCCCGCTCGATGTCCGCGTCGCGGGTCTCGCCGTCCTCGTACATCGGCAGGCCCTGGAGCACGTTCACCAGGGCGTCGGCGTTGCGGGCCAGGTGGGCGAGGACGTGGCCACGGGTCCAGCCCGGAAGCCGTGACGGCTCGGCGAGCGCCGCGTTGTCCCAGGAGGAGGCGGCGGCGAGGAGCCGGTCGGTCGCCTCGCGTACGGAGGTCAGGTCACGCACATGGTCGATCATGGCGCAGACCCTAGCGCCGCCGGGGTGTCGCCACTCGTTCGGGTGAAGAGGGCAGCGGAACTCCGGAAATCGAATGTGCGTGCTATAGGCTCGTCGGAAGCATCCGGCATCCTTGGTTGTTGGGTGTGTCAGGCACATCCGCTCTCTCAAGAAAGGTGCGGACCGGCGTGGCCGACCGTCTCATCGTCCGTGGCGCTCGTGAGCACAACCTCAAGAACGTCTCGCTCGACCTCCCCCGTGACTCCCTGATCGTCTTCACCGGGCTCTCCGGGTCGGGCAAGTCCTCCCTCGCGTTCGACACGATCTTCGCCGAGGGGCAGCGCCGGTACGTCGAGTCGCTCTCCTCCTACGCCCGTCAGTTCCTCGGCCAGATGGACAAGCCGGACGTCGACTTCATCGAAGGTCTGTCGCCCGCCGTCTCCATCGACCAGAAGTCGACCTCGCGCAACCCGCGCTCGACGGTCGGCACGATCACCGAGGTCTACGACTACCTCCGGCTCCTCTTCGCCCGCATCGGCAAGCCGCACTGTCCGGAGTGCCGTCGGCCGATCTCCCGCCAGTCGCCGCAGGCCATCGTCGACAAGGTCCTGGAGCTGCCCGAGGGCAGCCGCTTCCAGGTCCTCTCGCCGCTGGTGCGCGAGCGCAAGGGCGAGTTCGTCGACCTCTTCGCCGACCTCCAGACCAAGGGCTACAGCCGCGCCCGGGTCGACGGGGTGACGATCCAGCTCAGCGAGCCGCCGACGCTGAAGAAGCAGGAGAAGCACACCATCGAGGTGGTCATCGACCGCCTCACCGTGAAGGACAGCGCCAAGCGGCGGCTCACCGACTCGGTCGAGACCGCGCTCGGCCTCTCCGGCGGCATGGTCGTGCTCGACTTCGTCGACCTCGCCGAGGACGACCCCGAGCGCGAGCGGATGTACTCGGAGCACCTCTACTGCCCGTACGACGACCTGTCCTTCGAGGAGCTGGAGCCGCGCTCCTTCTCCTTCAACTCGCCCTTCGGCGCCTGCCCCGACTGCACCGGCATCGGCACCCGCATGGAGGTCGACCCCGAGCTGGTCGTCCCCGACGAGGAGAAGTCCCTCGACGAGGGCGCCATCCACCCCTGGTCGCACGGCCACACCAAGGAGTACTTCGGCCGGCTCATCGGCGGCCTCTCCCAGGCGCTGGGCTTCCGCACCGACATCCCGTACGCCGGGCTGCCGCAGCGGGCCAAGAAGGCCCTCATGTACGGCCACAAGACCCAGGTCGAGGTCCGCTACCGCAACCGGTACGGCCGCGAGCGGGCCTACACCACCCCCGCCTTCGAGGGCGCCGTCTCCTTCGTGAAGCGGCGGCACAGCGAGGCCGAGAGCGACTCCAGCCGCGAGCGCTTCGAGGGCTACATGCGCGAGGTGCCCTGCCCCACCTGTGAGGGCACGCGCCTCAAGCCGATCGTGCTCGCGGTCACCGTGATGGAGAAGTCCATCGCCGAGGTGTCCGCCATGTCGATCAGCGACTGCGCCGACTTCCTCGGCCGCCTCACCCTCAGCGCCCGCGACAAGAAGATCGCCGAGCGGGTCCTCAAGGAGGTCAACGAGCGGCTCCGCTTCCTCGTCGACGTCGGCCTCGACTACCTCTCGCTCAACCGTGCCGCCGGCACCCTCTCCGGCGGCGAGGCCCAGCGCATCCGGCTCGCCACCCAGATCGGCTCCGGCCTGGTCGGCGTGCTCTACGTGCTGGACGAGCCCTCCATCGGTCTGCACCAGCGCGACAACCACCGGCTCATCGAGACCCTGGTCCGGCTCCGCGACATGGGCAACACGCTCATCGTCGTCGAGCACGACGAGGACACCATCAAGGTCGCCGACTGGGTCGTCGACATCGGCCCCGGCGCCGGCGAGCACGGCGGCAAGGTGGTCCACTCCGGCCCCTTGAAGGAGCTCCTCGCCAACGAGGAGTCGATGACCGGGCAGTACCTGTCGGGCCGCAGGGCCATCGGCACCCCGGACATCCGCCGCCCCGTGGACCCCGGCCGCCGCCTCACCGTGCACGGCGCCCGCGAGAACAACCTGCGGGACATCGACGTCTCCTTCCCGCTGGGCGTCCTCACCGCGGTCACCGGAGTCTCCGGCTCCGGCAAGTCGACGCTGGTCAACGACATCCTCTACACCCACCTGGCGCGCGAGCTCAACGGCGCCAAGTCGGTGCCCGGCCGGCACACCCGGGTGGACGGCGACGACCTCGTCGACAAGGTCGTGCACGTCGACCAGTCGCCCATCGGCCGCACCCCGCGGTCGAACCCGGCGACCTACACCGGCGTCTTCGACCACGTCCGCAAGCTCTTCGCGGAGACCATGGAGGCGAAGGTCCGCGGCTATCTGCCCGGCCGCTTCTCCTTCAACGTCAAGGGCGGCCGCTGCGAGAACTGCTCCGGCGACGGCACCATCAAGATCGAGATGAACTTCCTCCCGGACGTCTACGTCCCGTGCGAGGTCTGCCACGGCGCCCGGTACAACCGGGAGACCCTGGAGGTCCACTACAAGGGCAAGTCCATCGCCGAGGTCCTGGACATGCCGATCGAGGAGGCCCTGGACTTCTTCGAGGCCGTCCCGACCATCGCCCGCCACCTGCGCACGCTCCACGAGGTCGGCCTCGGGTACGTCCGCCTCGGCCAGTCCGCGCCCACCCTCTCCGGTGGCGAGGCCCAGCGCGTCAAGCTGGCCTCCGAGCTCCAGAAGCGCTCCACCGGCCGCACGGTCTACGTCCTGGACGAGCCGACCACCGGCCTCCACTTCGAGGACATCTCGAAGCTGATCAAGGTCCTGTCCGGCCTGGTCGACAAGGGCAACTCGGTGATCGTCATCGAGCACAACCTCGACGTGATCAAGACCGCCGACTGGATCATCGACATGGGTCCCGAGGGCGGCAGCGGCGGCGGCATCGTCGTCGCCGAGGGCACGCCCGAGGAGGTCGCCTCCGTCCCGGCCAGCCACACCGGCAAGTTCCTCCGCGAGGTCCTGGGCGCCGACCGGATCAGCGACGCCACGGTCCCGGCAGCGCGGAGCGCCAAGAAGGCCCCCGCGAAGAAGGCCCCCGCGAAGAAGGCCCCCGCGAAGAAGGCGACGGCCACCAAGGCCGCCACCAAGGCGACGGCCGCCAAGACCGCCGCCAAGAAGGCCGCGCCGGCCAAGAAGACCGCCGCGAAGAAGACGACCGCCAGGGCCCGCAAGGCCTGACGGGCACCGACGACCGGC
The DNA window shown above is from Streptomyces showdoensis and carries:
- a CDS encoding maleylpyruvate isomerase family mycothiol-dependent enzyme; translated protein: MIDHVRDLTSVREATDRLLAAASSWDNAALAEPSRLPGWTRGHVLAHLARNADALVNVLQGLPMYEDGETRDADIERDAVRTLDVQLADLKATADRFQAVCDEPADWDRTVELRNGVTDSASRVPFRRWVEVALHHVDLGAGYELADLPEEFQLREIAFLADRWSGRPEVPPVTLRTPDGADRGRTGGDKGAPVTVTGPLDELLGWLAGRGDKGARLAAEGGPLPQLPPL
- the uvrA gene encoding excinuclease ABC subunit UvrA; this encodes MADRLIVRGAREHNLKNVSLDLPRDSLIVFTGLSGSGKSSLAFDTIFAEGQRRYVESLSSYARQFLGQMDKPDVDFIEGLSPAVSIDQKSTSRNPRSTVGTITEVYDYLRLLFARIGKPHCPECRRPISRQSPQAIVDKVLELPEGSRFQVLSPLVRERKGEFVDLFADLQTKGYSRARVDGVTIQLSEPPTLKKQEKHTIEVVIDRLTVKDSAKRRLTDSVETALGLSGGMVVLDFVDLAEDDPERERMYSEHLYCPYDDLSFEELEPRSFSFNSPFGACPDCTGIGTRMEVDPELVVPDEEKSLDEGAIHPWSHGHTKEYFGRLIGGLSQALGFRTDIPYAGLPQRAKKALMYGHKTQVEVRYRNRYGRERAYTTPAFEGAVSFVKRRHSEAESDSSRERFEGYMREVPCPTCEGTRLKPIVLAVTVMEKSIAEVSAMSISDCADFLGRLTLSARDKKIAERVLKEVNERLRFLVDVGLDYLSLNRAAGTLSGGEAQRIRLATQIGSGLVGVLYVLDEPSIGLHQRDNHRLIETLVRLRDMGNTLIVVEHDEDTIKVADWVVDIGPGAGEHGGKVVHSGPLKELLANEESMTGQYLSGRRAIGTPDIRRPVDPGRRLTVHGARENNLRDIDVSFPLGVLTAVTGVSGSGKSTLVNDILYTHLARELNGAKSVPGRHTRVDGDDLVDKVVHVDQSPIGRTPRSNPATYTGVFDHVRKLFAETMEAKVRGYLPGRFSFNVKGGRCENCSGDGTIKIEMNFLPDVYVPCEVCHGARYNRETLEVHYKGKSIAEVLDMPIEEALDFFEAVPTIARHLRTLHEVGLGYVRLGQSAPTLSGGEAQRVKLASELQKRSTGRTVYVLDEPTTGLHFEDISKLIKVLSGLVDKGNSVIVIEHNLDVIKTADWIIDMGPEGGSGGGIVVAEGTPEEVASVPASHTGKFLREVLGADRISDATVPAARSAKKAPAKKAPAKKAPAKKATATKAATKATAAKTAAKKAAPAKKTAAKKTTARARKA